In a genomic window of Dolichospermum sp. DET69:
- a CDS encoding metal ABC transporter permease: protein MLNWLIEPLSFEFMRGAITTAILLGILCAVVGTYLIVQRMGLLGDVIAHAVLPGLAIAFFLGIDIFLGAFISGTLSTFVITWIQSQSRIKVDAAMALVFSGFLALGIMLITLLKSKLDLHQFLFGDILGVTTDDVKRTVIITVIVLILVKLFYKELLFYTFDPLGAQASGLPINLIHFGLTGAITLTIIASLQTVGVVLVISLLIGPGITAYLLVKELHQMMQLGAVIGVISSVTGMYISYYLNVPSGAAIVLVVSLLFLLALFFSPTQGILTRPEMAHQRARLFSQFKSQKTK, encoded by the coding sequence ATGTTGAATTGGCTAATTGAACCCTTAAGTTTTGAGTTCATGCGGGGAGCTATTACCACAGCAATTCTGTTGGGTATTCTTTGCGCTGTTGTCGGTACTTATCTCATAGTTCAACGCATGGGATTACTAGGAGATGTCATTGCTCATGCAGTTTTACCAGGACTAGCTATAGCCTTTTTCTTAGGGATTGATATCTTCTTAGGTGCATTTATATCTGGGACTCTCAGCACTTTTGTCATTACTTGGATTCAATCTCAATCCCGTATCAAAGTTGATGCAGCGATGGCGTTAGTTTTTTCGGGTTTTTTAGCATTGGGTATCATGTTAATTACCCTATTAAAAAGTAAATTAGACCTGCATCAGTTTTTATTTGGTGACATCTTAGGTGTAACTACAGATGATGTGAAACGGACTGTAATTATCACAGTTATTGTCTTGATTTTAGTTAAGCTATTTTACAAAGAATTGCTATTTTATACTTTTGACCCACTTGGTGCTCAAGCAAGCGGTTTACCAATTAATTTAATTCACTTTGGTTTAACTGGCGCTATTACCTTGACGATTATTGCTAGTCTGCAAACAGTGGGTGTTGTTTTAGTTATTTCATTGCTAATTGGCCCAGGAATTACAGCTTATTTATTAGTCAAAGAGTTACACCAAATGATGCAATTAGGTGCAGTTATTGGTGTGATTAGCAGTGTAACTGGAATGTATATAAGCTATTATTTAAATGTGCCATCAGGTGCGGCTATAGTGTTAGTTGTTTCCCTACTATTTTTATTAGCATTATTTTTTAGCCCTACTCAAGGAATTTTGACCAGACCAGAAATGGCTCATCAAAGAGCTAGGCTTTTTAGCCAGTTCAAATCTCAAAAGACAAAATGA
- a CDS encoding metal ABC transporter ATP-binding protein — MLEVKNLAVNYRGVTAVEDVSFRSLPGQIVGVIGPNGAGKSTMVKAILGLVPTTSGVVKFRDRALKQQLNSVAYVPQRSQIDWDYPITVWNVVLMARTVHTGWFRAPSRSSQEIVKDALVRVGILELRSRQIGELSGGQQQRVFLARALAQQAELLFFDEPFVGVDKKTEAIIFEVFEELKSQGKILLVVTHDLGTTLTKCDQLLLLNKQMIANGSMKEVMTADNIQRAYGDSIFIFNREVV; from the coding sequence ATGTTAGAAGTTAAAAATTTAGCTGTAAATTACCGGGGAGTCACGGCGGTTGAGGATGTGAGTTTCCGTTCCTTACCGGGACAAATTGTGGGTGTGATTGGCCCCAATGGTGCTGGTAAAAGCACGATGGTGAAGGCGATTTTGGGCTTAGTACCAACCACGAGTGGAGTTGTAAAATTTCGCGATCGCGCTTTGAAACAGCAATTAAATTCTGTTGCGTATGTACCACAGCGATCGCAAATTGACTGGGATTATCCCATAACAGTCTGGAATGTAGTGCTGATGGCGCGGACTGTTCATACAGGCTGGTTTCGCGCACCTTCACGATCATCTCAAGAAATAGTCAAAGATGCTTTGGTGAGAGTGGGGATATTAGAGTTGCGATCGCGTCAAATTGGAGAGTTATCAGGCGGACAGCAACAGCGAGTATTTTTAGCAAGAGCTTTAGCACAACAAGCCGAATTATTATTCTTTGATGAGCCGTTTGTTGGAGTTGATAAAAAGACAGAAGCCATAATATTTGAGGTATTTGAAGAACTAAAATCTCAAGGCAAGATTTTGCTGGTAGTTACTCATGATTTAGGCACTACTTTGACCAAATGTGACCAGTTATTATTGTTGAATAAACAAATGATTGCTAATGGTTCCATGAAAGAAGTAATGACAGCAGATAATATCCAACGTGCTTATGGAGATAGTATATTTATATTTAATAGGGAAGTAGTTTAA